A region from the Lentimonas sp. CC4 genome encodes:
- a CDS encoding DEAD/DEAH box helicase family protein, with product MYQLRPYQQEAVDRTLNYFRKLRHPAVIVLPTGAGKSLVIAELAKIAKGRVLVLAHVKELVEQNHLKYESYGLHAGIYSAGLNQKDSKQKVIFGSIQSVAKAKDTFFKDFTLLVIDECHRVGMEPETQYAKVIEQLKRNNPRICILGLTATPYRLGVGWIYNCALRGEIKTQDPRFFKHCIYDLPLEYMIRNRYLTPPVKVDIPVTSYDFSELTEGGQTYTMAQVEEVLNQQRRLTPLIIKNIIDITDSDQRQGVMVFSSTVKHAQEIMQHLPEGQARLVVGTTELSERDQIVDDFKQKAFKYLVNVSVLTTGFDAAHVDVIAILRPTESISLYQQIIGRGLRLDTDKKDCLVLDYTGMGHSIFSPEIGDKKADSESVAVQVPCPECGFVNDFWGILDDDGSLLEHYGRKCRGGQTNPQTLVFTPCGYRFRFKICNQCGTENDITARDCHRCGSVMIDPDEKLKQARLSKDAHVLTPDSFELLERMDKNGNAYLQVKYYDYDANALTEMHYLNNSTSLKKFAINFMRSHLRTPELKVQIRSVSDVLSIQSQLRMPAFIIARQQGKFWKITEKIFSEEL from the coding sequence ATGTATCAACTCAGACCCTATCAACAGGAAGCGGTAGACCGCACCCTCAATTACTTCAGAAAGCTACGCCACCCTGCGGTGATCGTGTTGCCTACGGGTGCGGGTAAGAGTTTAGTGATCGCGGAGTTGGCCAAAATCGCCAAGGGCCGCGTGCTGGTGCTCGCACATGTCAAAGAACTGGTCGAGCAAAACCATTTAAAATATGAAAGCTATGGCCTGCATGCGGGGATCTATTCGGCGGGATTGAACCAGAAGGACAGCAAGCAGAAGGTTATCTTCGGTAGTATCCAATCGGTCGCAAAGGCGAAGGATACCTTCTTTAAAGATTTCACGCTGCTTGTGATTGATGAGTGTCACCGCGTCGGGATGGAACCGGAGACTCAATACGCAAAAGTCATTGAGCAGCTCAAGCGGAACAATCCGCGCATTTGTATTTTGGGTCTGACGGCGACCCCGTATCGCTTAGGCGTCGGCTGGATTTATAACTGCGCGCTGCGCGGGGAAATAAAAACCCAGGATCCACGTTTCTTTAAGCACTGCATCTACGACCTGCCACTGGAGTATATGATCCGGAATCGCTACCTAACACCTCCGGTCAAGGTCGACATCCCGGTCACTTCGTATGACTTCTCTGAGCTGACCGAAGGCGGCCAAACTTACACCATGGCTCAAGTGGAGGAAGTGCTCAACCAGCAGAGACGGCTCACGCCGCTGATCATCAAAAACATCATTGATATTACCGACAGTGACCAGCGACAGGGTGTGATGGTTTTCAGCTCCACGGTGAAACATGCGCAAGAAATCATGCAGCACCTTCCGGAGGGGCAAGCGAGGCTGGTCGTGGGCACCACCGAGCTAAGCGAGCGCGATCAGATCGTGGATGATTTTAAGCAGAAAGCGTTTAAATATTTAGTGAACGTATCCGTATTAACGACGGGGTTTGATGCCGCGCATGTCGATGTGATTGCCATCCTACGCCCCACGGAGTCGATTAGTTTGTATCAACAAATCATTGGCCGTGGGTTGCGACTGGATACCGACAAGAAAGATTGCCTCGTATTGGATTACACGGGGATGGGGCATAGTATTTTTAGTCCGGAGATTGGCGACAAGAAGGCAGACTCGGAGTCGGTCGCGGTGCAAGTCCCCTGCCCCGAATGTGGGTTTGTAAATGACTTCTGGGGCATCCTCGATGATGATGGCTCGCTGCTGGAGCACTACGGGCGGAAATGTCGCGGCGGGCAAACAAATCCACAGACCTTAGTTTTTACGCCCTGCGGCTATCGGTTTCGCTTTAAGATCTGCAACCAATGCGGGACAGAGAATGATATCACCGCGCGCGACTGCCATCGCTGCGGCAGTGTGATGATCGATCCGGACGAAAAACTCAAACAGGCGCGGCTCTCTAAAGATGCGCATGTGCTCACGCCAGACTCGTTTGAGCTACTAGAGCGCATGGACAAGAACGGAAACGCTTACCTGCAAGTAAAGTATTACGATTATGACGCCAACGCATTGACTGAGATGCACTATCTCAACAATTCAACGAGCTTGAAAAAGTTTGCGATCAACTTCATGAGATCTCACCTGCGCACGCCTGAATTAAAGGTTCAAATTCGCTCGGTGAGCGACGTCTTAAGCATACAATCACAACTCCGCATGCCTGCTTTTATCATCGCACGTCAGCAGGGGAAATTCTGGAAGATCACTGAGAAAATATTCAGCGAGGAACTGTGA
- a CDS encoding biotin-dependent carboxyltransferase family protein, translated as MATIEILSTGVGLSIQDGGRFGWRQFGVPSGGAMDRYSAEAANRLLGNRADAPVLEVLMQGAKLRVLEDTWIALAGADLGCALSPWTASEVKAGTVLHFPVNRSGLWAYIAVPGGFEADHWFGSASVDARNGLGESLKTGSQLSAVLREPNASVERVGRRVLLPELQKVFPSSAEFEVLPGPQFDLFEPEARAQLVASEWTVSARSDRTGYRLDGPELSVPESIRSEPVLPGSFQIPGNGQPIITMTDGPTVGGYAKLAILLEADLGRLAQCRPGTKVTFIWA; from the coding sequence ATGGCGACGATTGAAATACTATCAACAGGTGTAGGGCTTTCGATCCAAGACGGTGGTCGATTCGGATGGCGACAGTTTGGTGTGCCCAGTGGTGGAGCGATGGATCGTTACTCCGCCGAGGCGGCAAATCGCTTGCTGGGTAATCGGGCGGATGCGCCAGTGCTAGAGGTCTTAATGCAAGGTGCGAAGCTGCGTGTCTTAGAAGATACATGGATCGCGCTCGCAGGGGCAGATCTAGGCTGTGCACTTTCGCCTTGGACGGCGAGCGAGGTCAAGGCCGGCACGGTGTTGCACTTTCCCGTAAATCGTTCGGGGCTGTGGGCGTATATCGCTGTGCCAGGTGGCTTTGAGGCCGATCATTGGTTCGGTAGTGCATCGGTTGATGCTCGTAATGGCTTAGGGGAATCTTTGAAGACAGGCAGTCAGCTGTCCGCTGTTTTGCGTGAACCAAATGCGTCGGTCGAGCGAGTGGGGCGTCGAGTGCTGCTGCCTGAGTTACAGAAAGTGTTTCCTAGCTCAGCTGAGTTTGAAGTATTGCCTGGCCCACAATTTGATTTGTTTGAGCCTGAAGCACGTGCGCAACTGGTAGCATCAGAGTGGACAGTCTCGGCACGGTCCGATCGCACGGGGTATCGACTCGACGGGCCAGAGCTTTCAGTGCCTGAGTCGATTCGCAGTGAGCCCGTCTTGCCGGGCAGCTTTCAGATTCCTGGTAACGGTCAGCCGATTATTACGATGACCGATGGCCCTACAGTCGGTGGCTATGCAAAGCTGGCCATATTGCTCGAAGCTGATTTGGGGCGGTTGGCTCAATGCCGACCAGGCACGAAAGTGACATTCATATGGGCGTAG
- a CDS encoding allophanate hydrolase subunit 1, which produces MVTQIEESPFKQTRIRPYGERGFLLDGFGGGERGCIEQALWCDPPEALEDCVWGADNCLVVFVRPVEAPILRVWLEGLQGAPASMAEAARRIEVPVIYDGADLKAVAQQVGLTESEVVAIHSAPEYRVRMMGFTPGFPYLDGLDKRLHIERKASPRNRIEPGAVAIGGCHAGIYSVASPGGWHLLGRTELPLFRPEKAMVTDCDARDIFTLAAGDTVKFIPS; this is translated from the coding sequence ATGGTGACACAGATCGAAGAATCCCCTTTTAAGCAGACGCGTATCCGACCTTACGGTGAGCGCGGTTTTTTGCTGGATGGTTTTGGCGGGGGCGAACGGGGATGCATTGAGCAGGCCTTGTGGTGCGATCCCCCTGAAGCATTGGAAGACTGCGTCTGGGGGGCGGACAATTGCTTGGTGGTATTCGTGCGGCCAGTCGAAGCGCCCATTCTACGGGTATGGTTGGAGGGTCTTCAAGGGGCACCTGCATCGATGGCCGAGGCCGCGCGTCGGATTGAGGTCCCGGTCATATACGATGGGGCTGATTTGAAAGCCGTTGCTCAGCAAGTAGGCCTGACCGAGTCCGAGGTCGTGGCGATTCATTCGGCTCCTGAATATCGCGTCCGTATGATGGGGTTCACGCCGGGGTTTCCGTATTTGGATGGGCTGGATAAGCGTTTGCATATAGAGCGTAAGGCATCGCCGCGTAATCGCATTGAGCCAGGCGCGGTTGCGATTGGTGGGTGCCATGCCGGCATTTATTCGGTCGCGAGTCCTGGTGGCTGGCATCTATTAGGGCGCACGGAACTGCCGCTTTTTCGTCCAGAAAAGGCAATGGTAACGGATTGCGACGCGCGTGATATTTTTACTTTAGCTGCGGGAGATACCGTAAAATTTATACCGAGTTGA
- a CDS encoding alkylphosphonate utilization protein produces the protein MSTETDLQERSGCTCELCGAAEDLAVYEVPPTSDGTADEAVLLCVNCREQIANPDKVDVHHWRCLTESMWSEVPAVQVMAWRLLTRLGESEAWAQDLLDSLFLEDDVQIWAEAEAKEAASVLKYIDCNGAELAAGDTVTLVKDLVVKGGGFTAKRGTAVRRILLDHNNSDNIEGRVNGQHIVILTKYVKKA, from the coding sequence ATGAGCACAGAGACAGATTTACAGGAACGTAGTGGATGCACTTGCGAGTTATGTGGCGCAGCCGAAGATTTGGCAGTTTATGAAGTGCCGCCGACATCCGATGGCACCGCTGATGAGGCGGTATTGCTCTGTGTTAACTGCCGCGAGCAGATTGCAAATCCTGATAAGGTTGACGTGCACCATTGGCGTTGCCTGACCGAAAGTATGTGGAGTGAAGTGCCCGCTGTGCAGGTCATGGCGTGGCGACTGTTGACGCGACTGGGCGAGAGTGAAGCATGGGCGCAGGACCTGCTTGATTCCTTGTTTCTTGAAGACGATGTGCAGATCTGGGCAGAGGCGGAGGCCAAGGAGGCCGCGTCCGTGCTTAAGTATATCGACTGCAACGGCGCAGAGCTCGCCGCGGGCGATACCGTGACTTTGGTCAAAGATTTGGTCGTCAAAGGTGGCGGTTTTACCGCGAAGCGTGGCACCGCCGTGCGTCGTATTCTGCTAGATCACAACAATTCGGACAATATCGAAGGCCGCGTGAATGGTCAGCATATCGTGATTCTCACGAAATATGTGAAGAAGGCGTAG
- a CDS encoding alpha/beta fold hydrolase translates to MPLIEQSTYVAPFGFRNGHLQTIYPALFRKVPLVTTEPERIETPDDDFIDLMWAHTPNATRLAVLTHGLEGSAQATYVQGMARALVQDGWSVLTWNFRNCSHEPNRQLRSYHSGAIDDLVTVLAHTARHTQIKAIALLGFSLGGNLTLKYLGDHGAQIDPRIRAAMAISVPCDLAGSSERLEHWSNRIYMARFLRTLRSKVREKMTRHPGKIHDHGLDQMRTFREFDGAYTAPIHGFTSADHYWSECSCTKGLLKITVPTLLINAQNDPFLTPSCFPIEEARNSHHFYLEMPTHGGHMGFIQRQNGAAYWSENRAVAFLQAATTARA, encoded by the coding sequence ATGCCACTCATCGAACAGTCCACCTACGTCGCACCTTTTGGCTTTCGCAATGGGCATTTGCAAACGATCTACCCAGCACTCTTTAGAAAAGTGCCCCTCGTCACAACTGAGCCTGAGCGCATTGAAACACCTGACGATGACTTCATTGATCTCATGTGGGCGCACACGCCGAACGCAACACGCTTAGCTGTGCTGACGCATGGACTCGAAGGCAGTGCGCAGGCAACTTATGTGCAGGGCATGGCACGCGCACTCGTCCAAGACGGCTGGAGTGTGCTTACATGGAATTTCCGCAACTGTAGCCATGAACCGAACCGACAACTGCGATCCTACCACAGTGGAGCGATCGATGATCTAGTAACGGTGCTGGCGCATACGGCTCGACACACACAGATCAAAGCCATCGCATTGCTTGGCTTTAGCCTCGGAGGCAACCTGACTCTCAAATATCTGGGTGACCATGGTGCGCAGATCGACCCTCGCATTCGAGCTGCGATGGCGATTTCCGTGCCCTGCGACTTGGCCGGTAGTTCGGAGCGCCTGGAGCACTGGAGCAATCGAATCTATATGGCGCGCTTTTTAAGAACACTGCGGTCAAAAGTGCGTGAGAAGATGACGCGCCACCCTGGCAAAATCCACGACCATGGGCTCGATCAAATGCGCACCTTCCGCGAATTCGACGGCGCTTACACCGCACCGATTCACGGGTTTACCAGCGCCGACCACTATTGGAGTGAGTGCAGTTGCACCAAAGGACTGTTAAAAATCACGGTCCCTACGCTGCTGATCAACGCACAGAATGATCCCTTTCTCACGCCCAGTTGCTTCCCGATCGAAGAAGCACGAAACAGTCATCATTTTTACCTAGAAATGCCAACACACGGCGGCCACATGGGGTTCATCCAACGTCAGAATGGCGCCGCCTACTGGTCAGAAAACCGTGCGGTGGCGTTTCTACAGGCTGCGACTACTGCACGGGCTTAA
- a CDS encoding type 1 glutamine amidotransferase, with protein MKILCLKHIAFEGPAAFALWAQQRGHELEVVEVYRNPPLPAPQTFDMLLVMGGPMNIYEDNIYPWLTKEKSYIRSAIAAGKHVIGVCLGAQLIAHVLGAPVTAGANKEIGWFPIQPSVDCPATLPLPEELRVLHWHGDTFAIPQGAHAIAQSDACANQGFLYRDRVLALQCHLEMTPQNLALLIAACSNELVDAPYIQDAATMHAEPEATYEAMQAVLFEMLDALVAE; from the coding sequence ATGAAAATTCTTTGCTTAAAACACATCGCCTTCGAAGGCCCTGCCGCCTTCGCACTTTGGGCACAGCAACGCGGCCACGAGCTGGAAGTCGTTGAGGTGTATCGAAACCCGCCGCTGCCAGCGCCTCAAACATTTGATATGCTGCTAGTCATGGGCGGTCCAATGAATATATACGAAGATAACATCTACCCTTGGTTGACCAAGGAGAAGTCCTACATCCGCAGCGCCATCGCCGCGGGCAAACACGTCATCGGCGTCTGCCTCGGCGCACAATTGATTGCGCATGTCTTAGGTGCACCCGTCACTGCTGGAGCAAACAAAGAAATCGGCTGGTTCCCAATCCAACCAAGTGTGGATTGTCCAGCCACACTGCCACTACCTGAGGAACTGCGTGTCTTACACTGGCACGGCGACACCTTCGCAATTCCACAAGGCGCCCATGCCATCGCCCAGAGCGACGCCTGCGCGAACCAAGGCTTCCTCTACCGCGACCGCGTGCTTGCGCTACAATGTCACCTAGAGATGACACCTCAAAATCTCGCCCTACTCATCGCCGCCTGCAGCAATGAACTCGTAGACGCGCCTTACATTCAAGACGCCGCGACCATGCACGCTGAGCCCGAAGCGACTTACGAGGCGATGCAAGCCGTGCTGTTTGAGATGCTGGATGCGTTGGTGGCTGAGTAA
- a CDS encoding sulfatase-like hydrolase/transferase, translating into MNRPFTLFSLLFASVAAASAINTPTAGVALPAGPATIALEWTDTATDETGFQIERSVNGTFPGVLVADETDLPTDSRFFYDRGLAVETEYYYRVRAVDDTLSSNWLSLGSATTTAKMNIIFFLADDMGYKDIVALRNPAIDGPTIYETPALDTFIEQNALSVNNAYCSGPRCVVARRSIQVGKYDWRPEAVPSNDYYVDHAGDPTGGGIWAGGTTVQGSKAGQGVSIPYDNVTYGEAVKAAGYRTCFIGKYHLGESDTADKPTGYVFGDQPGRGPIAQGYDVSIAAGHAGAPPSSYFALLNQNAGANGAYTFELPDMDSATYGTAAPVAGEYITDRMTAKAIGFIDDAINNQAGEPFHLTLAHYAVHTPAECKDNANSTDGKGHEYFQAKKESMAAEFAAHPAGSSALITDYSTKTRVWQDNPVYAGMMKSYDDSFNELVTYLKATDDPRVPGSKLFDTTIIVVSADHGGKSTTPIDDGKSVEAADGSDTVNPPAVYVPADNAYKSGNGNTYSSYPTSNYPYRQGKTWVYEGGLKVPFLIYYPGLTAGGTQTDAFVHHADLFASFVDMAGGTQQPAESTDSISFMLTAAKPEASARDEMHHFFTNANTGTGNPALAAYRKGDYKLLYFMVQRKVELYNIVSDVYERNDLSASRPDLAAEMLHEIYQQALSTGMKMPAPGSNTWTSEQSILIDNGVIGSLPAVPDADPTWVGAGAEQISPRTIELNWAVNASNATHSVIYRTSEPDGETSYREYAYVPAGVTTFRDYDLVPGGKYKYRVESENLGGWAAARTSNDTVTLGAGSNLQIVANDDTITTVPGELRIINPLLNDGGEGALTITAITLPTVGSASIENGKIHYQAPAEFAGSVTMTYTIEDGVGQADTGEIELTLPQSESLNTLERWDFSEVANTEFGNTTSLTGLAFASISPADSVQTDGAGHLVFSKVSTTGNSSKNTTASIAGAPYASGQYQLEMMFSSIDLDDAATTTATKVGFAFRDNSDGSDFGLIRFAKASTSEINLELQMYDTDKAGGAGFVVQALKTFNSVNLSDMAVRATLDMDATPMTIAVELSEAGGSFQDLGTYEVENADATSFDRLKIQSNIGGLAGSDSLQLDYLNLSELLDASSIYDAYASAYDWGGVKETGPNDSPASDGLTNFYKFAFGLDPLTPSTGHVTSLVENGAGLDIRFTPVRDTTEVIYTVERATDLNDWDSETPVVVDSPAGQEVSVPLPGVDRGFGRVRPSI; encoded by the coding sequence ATGAATCGCCCCTTTACCCTTTTCTCTTTGCTGTTCGCTTCTGTTGCGGCGGCTTCTGCAATCAATACACCGACCGCTGGCGTGGCACTGCCTGCTGGGCCAGCAACTATTGCGCTGGAATGGACGGATACTGCGACGGATGAGACCGGCTTTCAAATCGAGCGCAGTGTGAACGGCACGTTTCCTGGAGTATTGGTCGCTGATGAGACGGACCTGCCGACTGATTCGAGGTTCTTCTATGATCGCGGCCTAGCTGTAGAGACGGAATACTACTATCGAGTGCGTGCGGTGGATGACACGCTCTCTTCGAATTGGTTGAGCCTCGGTTCAGCCACAACCACGGCGAAGATGAACATTATCTTTTTCCTCGCCGACGACATGGGCTACAAAGACATCGTAGCGTTACGTAATCCAGCGATTGATGGACCAACGATTTATGAGACTCCCGCCTTGGATACGTTTATCGAGCAAAATGCGCTGTCTGTGAACAATGCCTATTGCTCTGGCCCGCGTTGCGTGGTGGCGCGTCGTTCGATTCAGGTCGGTAAGTATGATTGGCGCCCTGAGGCGGTGCCGAGTAATGACTACTACGTCGATCATGCTGGTGATCCGACAGGTGGAGGCATTTGGGCCGGTGGCACCACTGTTCAGGGTTCTAAGGCAGGGCAGGGTGTTTCGATCCCTTACGATAATGTCACCTATGGCGAAGCGGTGAAGGCTGCGGGTTATCGCACTTGTTTTATCGGTAAATATCACTTGGGGGAGTCGGATACTGCTGACAAACCAACTGGCTATGTGTTCGGTGATCAGCCTGGGCGTGGACCGATTGCTCAAGGCTACGATGTCAGTATCGCTGCGGGTCATGCCGGAGCGCCGCCTTCGTCGTATTTTGCTTTGCTCAACCAGAATGCAGGAGCGAATGGAGCCTATACTTTTGAGCTGCCGGATATGGATAGTGCGACCTATGGCACAGCTGCACCAGTCGCTGGCGAATACATCACCGACCGTATGACGGCGAAAGCAATCGGGTTCATTGATGATGCGATTAATAATCAAGCTGGTGAGCCATTTCATCTTACGCTGGCGCACTATGCGGTGCATACGCCCGCGGAATGTAAGGACAATGCGAACTCGACGGACGGTAAGGGGCACGAGTATTTCCAAGCAAAGAAAGAGAGCATGGCCGCTGAGTTTGCTGCGCATCCAGCTGGCAGTAGTGCATTGATCACAGATTATAGCACCAAGACTCGCGTGTGGCAGGACAACCCAGTCTATGCGGGGATGATGAAGTCCTATGACGATAGCTTTAATGAACTGGTGACATATCTAAAGGCGACGGATGATCCACGCGTTCCAGGTTCCAAGCTGTTTGACACGACGATCATCGTGGTCTCTGCGGATCATGGCGGTAAGTCGACTACGCCGATTGATGATGGCAAGTCCGTCGAGGCCGCGGATGGTTCTGATACGGTAAATCCACCGGCAGTTTATGTGCCTGCGGATAATGCTTATAAGTCTGGGAACGGAAATACCTACAGCTCGTATCCCACTTCGAACTACCCCTATCGTCAGGGGAAGACATGGGTCTATGAGGGCGGGCTCAAAGTGCCATTCTTGATTTATTATCCCGGCCTAACCGCTGGTGGCACGCAGACCGACGCCTTTGTGCATCATGCTGATTTGTTTGCGTCCTTCGTCGATATGGCAGGCGGCACGCAGCAACCGGCAGAAAGCACGGACTCGATCAGCTTTATGCTCACCGCCGCCAAGCCAGAAGCTTCCGCTCGCGATGAAATGCACCACTTCTTTACCAATGCCAATACGGGCACCGGTAACCCAGCGCTTGCTGCGTATCGTAAGGGCGATTACAAACTGCTCTACTTTATGGTGCAGCGTAAGGTGGAACTCTATAACATCGTGTCTGATGTGTATGAGCGTAACGATCTCTCTGCGAGTCGCCCAGATCTAGCAGCCGAAATGCTGCATGAGATCTATCAACAAGCACTCTCCACTGGTATGAAGATGCCGGCACCTGGCTCTAATACTTGGACGAGCGAACAGTCTATTTTGATCGATAATGGAGTGATCGGAAGTTTGCCGGCGGTGCCAGATGCCGATCCCACTTGGGTCGGAGCAGGTGCGGAGCAAATTTCTCCGCGCACGATTGAGTTGAATTGGGCAGTCAATGCCAGCAACGCGACACACTCGGTGATTTATCGCACTTCGGAGCCTGATGGCGAAACCTCCTACCGTGAATATGCATATGTGCCTGCGGGAGTGACGACCTTTCGCGACTACGACCTCGTCCCAGGCGGAAAGTATAAATACCGCGTTGAATCTGAAAATTTAGGAGGTTGGGCAGCAGCGCGCACCTCGAATGATACCGTGACGCTAGGTGCTGGTTCAAATCTTCAGATCGTGGCAAATGATGATACGATCACGACTGTCCCAGGCGAGTTGCGTATCATTAACCCATTGCTCAATGACGGGGGAGAAGGAGCATTGACGATTACTGCGATTACGCTGCCGACGGTGGGCAGTGCGTCGATTGAAAATGGTAAGATTCATTACCAGGCGCCTGCCGAATTCGCGGGTAGTGTGACGATGACTTATACCATTGAAGATGGAGTGGGGCAGGCGGATACAGGGGAGATCGAGCTGACGCTGCCACAGTCTGAGAGTTTGAATACATTGGAGCGTTGGGACTTCAGTGAGGTGGCGAATACAGAGTTTGGTAATACGACTAGTTTGACTGGTTTAGCTTTTGCATCGATTTCACCTGCAGATTCTGTGCAAACCGATGGTGCCGGGCACTTAGTATTTTCGAAGGTGTCGACGACGGGGAATTCATCCAAGAATACGACCGCATCGATCGCCGGAGCACCGTATGCCAGCGGACAGTATCAGCTAGAGATGATGTTTAGCTCAATTGATTTGGATGATGCAGCTACCACCACGGCTACAAAGGTCGGTTTTGCGTTTCGTGATAATAGTGATGGTTCAGACTTTGGTTTGATTCGTTTTGCGAAGGCGTCGACCTCTGAAATCAATTTAGAGCTTCAAATGTATGATACCGATAAGGCTGGTGGAGCAGGGTTTGTTGTGCAGGCGTTGAAGACATTTAATTCAGTGAACCTTAGCGATATGGCTGTTCGTGCGACCTTGGACATGGATGCAACACCGATGACGATCGCAGTCGAGCTGTCAGAGGCAGGTGGTAGTTTTCAAGACTTGGGCACTTATGAGGTGGAGAACGCAGACGCGACGAGTTTTGATCGCTTGAAAATACAGAGTAATATCGGTGGATTGGCGGGATCCGACTCATTGCAATTGGATTATTTGAATTTATCCGAACTGTTAGATGCGTCTTCGATTTACGATGCCTATGCGTCCGCATATGACTGGGGCGGTGTTAAAGAGACGGGCCCCAATGATTCACCGGCAAGCGATGGACTCACGAATTTCTATAAGTTCGCATTTGGTTTAGACCCACTCACGCCCTCTACGGGTCATGTTACCTCGCTCGTTGAAAATGGGGCAGGGCTCGATATCCGCTTCACGCCTGTGCGTGATACCACCGAAGTGATTTATACCGTGGAACGCGCGACTGATTTAAACGATTGGGATTCTGAGACTCCAGTCGTAGTGGATTCACCTGCTGGCCAAGAAGTGTCGGTGCCGCTTCCAGGTGTCGATCGAGGATTTGGCCGTGTAAGACCGAGCATTTAA
- a CDS encoding S8 family serine peptidase: MKLPRGFIILCALVILGGCIGLSLSKWQWHTVVEEQVVRVEASPRAVSSDDTEIPVQVSGDWEVEFPKHAIAGEMVMHFTNREDYLAYLQALANAGLSPLGQIDELMVVRIGIDAQSGPNPGLYGARGSFSYRVEQPLPPVEIAPELYSQLRAFGMPAYAVVGGTVDGDGSGVLVGILDSGLEAHEQFDEVSIDSVDLTGAGISGSGAMHGTAVASIIAGSEGIAPAAELFVVRVLDDQGLGNSFHVAQGIVQAVDMGVDVLNMSLGVYQDTQVMREAVRYAESKGVIMVAAAGNDAYTQLPYPAAYPQVLSVTAVDGVGRQALFPNQSDAIDFAAPGVGVLTAKEDEGTMLFSGTSAAAPFVSATLASLLSADPSRGPTEVVDIMKRYLDDAGAPGTDAVYGAGVVNWDRLRERDTDDILDVAIADIYLPADALPGTTMPVEVIVQNRGTSWLGTTTLTVLVGEGDPMDFTIGTLSPGQTTTRKVFAQVPSTYSEDSLNIAAQVVPEEPMDDVRLDNNTKAVFFKPVQ; the protein is encoded by the coding sequence ATGAAATTGCCACGTGGATTTATAATTCTGTGCGCCTTAGTCATCCTTGGAGGATGTATCGGGCTCTCACTGTCGAAATGGCAGTGGCACACTGTCGTGGAGGAGCAGGTGGTTCGGGTTGAGGCCTCGCCGCGAGCGGTGTCCAGTGATGATACAGAAATACCCGTGCAGGTTTCAGGGGATTGGGAGGTTGAGTTTCCTAAGCATGCGATTGCAGGTGAGATGGTAATGCATTTTACCAACCGAGAGGATTACTTGGCGTATTTACAAGCATTGGCGAATGCCGGTTTATCGCCGCTCGGGCAGATCGATGAGTTGATGGTGGTGCGTATTGGTATAGACGCGCAGTCTGGGCCGAACCCTGGTCTCTATGGCGCCCGCGGTAGTTTTTCGTATCGGGTCGAGCAACCATTGCCTCCCGTTGAGATCGCGCCCGAGTTGTATTCGCAATTACGGGCATTCGGTATGCCGGCCTATGCAGTGGTTGGTGGGACTGTGGATGGTGATGGTTCTGGTGTGTTGGTTGGCATTTTGGACTCGGGGCTTGAGGCGCATGAGCAGTTTGACGAGGTGAGCATCGATTCTGTGGATTTGACTGGAGCTGGTATTTCCGGCTCTGGTGCGATGCATGGCACTGCGGTGGCGTCGATCATTGCCGGTTCAGAGGGCATTGCACCTGCTGCGGAACTGTTTGTTGTGCGAGTGTTGGACGATCAAGGCTTGGGCAATAGCTTTCATGTTGCACAGGGAATCGTGCAAGCTGTGGACATGGGAGTCGATGTGCTGAATATGAGCTTGGGAGTGTATCAAGATACTCAAGTTATGCGCGAAGCGGTGCGTTATGCTGAATCAAAGGGTGTGATCATGGTCGCTGCCGCAGGGAATGATGCTTACACGCAATTGCCTTACCCCGCCGCTTACCCGCAGGTGCTGTCAGTCACAGCGGTGGATGGAGTGGGCCGGCAAGCGCTGTTCCCGAATCAGTCCGATGCGATTGACTTTGCCGCGCCAGGGGTCGGTGTGCTGACTGCAAAAGAAGATGAAGGCACCATGTTATTTTCCGGCACATCTGCTGCAGCGCCATTTGTCTCCGCCACCTTGGCGTCACTGCTTTCGGCGGATCCATCACGCGGCCCAACGGAAGTTGTGGATATTATGAAGCGTTATTTAGATGATGCTGGTGCACCGGGCACCGATGCAGTCTATGGAGCAGGTGTGGTAAACTGGGATCGTCTGCGCGAGCGTGATACGGATGATATTCTAGATGTGGCGATCGCCGATATTTACCTCCCAGCCGATGCACTGCCTGGCACGACGATGCCCGTCGAAGTGATTGTGCAAAACCGAGGCACGAGTTGGCTGGGCACTACAACACTCACCGTGCTAGTCGGGGAGGGGGATCCGATGGATTTCACGATCGGCACATTGAGCCCCGGGCAAACGACGACTCGAAAAGTTTTTGCCCAAGTGCCTTCGACTTACTCTGAGGATAGTTTGAACATTGCCGCTCAAGTCGTGCCCGAAGAGCCGATGGATGATGTGCGCTTAGACAATAACACGAAGGCTGTGTTCTTTAAGCCCGTGCAGTAG